From the genome of Lotus japonicus ecotype B-129 chromosome 6, LjGifu_v1.2, one region includes:
- the LOC130725140 gene encoding protein FAR1-RELATED SEQUENCE 7-like — protein sequence MLGQKGGHESTSFTKRDLSNHLDKERRQRVQNSDSVATLSYLQAKADNDHLYYFKFSKTDDGNMKDLFWCDEVSRLDYNAFRDVIVFDSTYRKNNLHEAMFNKNPKAVVKDGDLVLRQAIRVVFPNTTHRLCAWYIQQNFVEHVKDPDGLDDFNLFIYATITPKRFDEKWKLYIEKYGLIDDGWTKMMVVKEYRHNELRSDFKSIYTEPVITTSLCGIEHEAAKILTKKVFMKVKYEIHDALVNAMKHEDVNEFPTSLICSQWLKLAKADYVYSIPADDFVSFTEEIYKLISKIQKRHNPASTRNSTMFDVGYPTVVKTRGPLQKKQNAKKKRHCSNCKRVGHTIRKCPRLFDKNQVSNID from the exons ATGTTGGGTCAAAAGGGTGGACATGAGTCGACAAGCTTTACTAAAAGGGACTTGTCCAACCACCTAGATAAGGAAAGGAGGCAAAGGGTGCAAAACAGTGATTCTGTTGCAACATTATCTTACTTACAAGCTAAGGCGGACAATGACCATCTTTATTACTTCAAGTTTTCCAAAACAGATGATGGTAATATGAAAGATTTGTTTTGGTGTGACGAGGTAAGTCGTCTTGATTATAATGCTTTTAGGGACGTGATTGTGTTTGACAGTACTTATAGAAAGAACAA TTTGCATGAAGCAATGTTTAACAAAAATCCCAAAGCGGTGGTTAAAGATGGTGATCTTGTATTGAGACAAGCTATTAGAGTTGTATTTCCAAATACAACGCATAGACTTTGTGCCTGGTATATTCAACAAAATTTCGTGGAGCATGTGAAGGACCCTGATGGTTTGGATGATTTCAACTTATTCATTTATGCTACTATAACCCCAAAGAGGTTTGATGAGAAGTGGAAGTTATATATTGAGAAATATGGTCTTATAGATGATGGGTGGACAAAGATGAT GGTTGTCAAGGAATATAGGCACAATGAGTTGCGTTCTGATTTTAAATCCATATACACCGAGCCTGTCATAACTACATCTCTTTGTGGCATTGAGCATGAGGCTGCAAAAATTCTTACCAAGAAAGTATTTATGAAAGTGAAATATGAAATTCATGATGCATTGG TTAATGCAATGAAGCATGAGGATGTGAATGAATTTCCAACTAGTCTCATATGCAGTCAGTGGTTGAAGTTAGCTAAGGCTGATTATGTTTACTCAATTCCAGCT GATGATTTTGTAAGTTTTACTGAAGAAATATACAAGCTGATATCCAAAATCCAGAAACGCCATAATCCCGCTTCAACTAGAAATAGTACTATGTTCGATGTGGGTTATCCAACAGTTGTGAAGACTAGAGGTCCATtgcaaaagaaacaaaatgCTAAGAAGAAGAGACATTGTTCTAATTGTAAGCGAGTTGGGCACACTATTAGAAAGTGTCCAAGACTATTTGATAAGAATCAAGTGTCTAATATTGATTGA